In a single window of the Nodularia spumigena CCY9414 genome:
- a CDS encoding caspase family protein: MANYWAITIGINQYQLFQPLRCAQADAEVLNNFLVQEGGLAQQRCLLMTAASPPIGDRSTYPTKQNILVLLEDLTAACWQPQDHLWLFFSGYGVSYKGQDYLMPVEGNPELVEETGIEVRSLMQSLQLTGINTLMLLDINRAFGTQANSPVGLETIELAKELQIATILSCQSDQFSHESSELGHGFFTAALLEALRSGNASSLTDLESYLSVLTPELCQHYWRPTQNPATIFPSHQPPILPECEEENHNLVLSSTIQPSGAEAVIFPEESFAVALTASSLGATIPKNLAKTQNANIWESAQGVETTLGAKSQSVNFSNFIPAISQLEEQKLSSLAQQEYLNQQNTLNRHMATGGRFIPNAPQPYVSPLPENKADAPLWKQFLVWGGGTMLVVALISVVILRNQARLLQIKEISPIAPITATPEPNVDANADSESNTSPITPPTNNQSSAQIAANSQSQKRSQAVLDLAKMSLRETQASDLSQAIATASKIQPGEPLYEQAQDNIKIWSRMILDLAEGRAKQKQYTNAIAAAQLVSPNQALYPQAQAAISQWQLEAQQYVGNQTVLDAAQSLIRPGQASTYNRAIEVARRVPPGQPGFDSAEKSINEWSAKILELAKSRADQGNIAAAIETATLVPQVTDVYEDAQEAIQQWQARNMTN, translated from the coding sequence ATGGCAAATTACTGGGCGATCACAATCGGCATCAATCAATATCAGTTATTTCAACCCTTACGTTGCGCTCAAGCAGATGCCGAGGTACTAAATAATTTTTTGGTTCAAGAAGGAGGCTTGGCACAGCAACGGTGTCTGTTGATGACAGCTGCTTCCCCACCCATTGGGGATAGATCCACCTATCCCACTAAGCAAAATATTCTGGTGTTACTGGAGGATTTGACGGCAGCTTGTTGGCAACCACAAGACCATCTCTGGTTATTTTTTAGCGGTTATGGAGTCAGTTACAAAGGCCAAGATTACTTAATGCCAGTGGAAGGAAATCCAGAATTGGTAGAAGAAACTGGCATAGAAGTGCGATCGCTCATGCAAAGTCTGCAACTGACTGGAATTAATACACTGATGCTGCTTGATATCAACCGTGCTTTTGGCACTCAAGCAAATAGTCCCGTGGGGCTAGAAACCATAGAACTTGCTAAAGAACTACAAATTGCCACAATTCTTTCTTGCCAATCGGATCAATTCTCTCATGAAAGTAGCGAACTAGGTCACGGATTCTTCACAGCTGCACTATTAGAGGCTTTGCGTTCTGGTAATGCCAGTAGCTTGACTGATCTAGAAAGCTATTTAAGTGTTCTTACCCCAGAATTATGTCAACACTACTGGCGACCTACACAAAACCCTGCAACGATCTTTCCATCTCACCAACCACCAATATTACCGGAGTGTGAGGAGGAAAACCACAACCTAGTACTTTCCAGCACCATACAACCCAGTGGAGCCGAAGCAGTTATTTTTCCAGAGGAAAGCTTTGCTGTTGCACTTACAGCGTCTTCTCTGGGCGCAACAATCCCTAAAAATTTAGCCAAGACGCAAAACGCCAATATCTGGGAGTCAGCCCAAGGTGTGGAAACTACTCTAGGTGCTAAATCCCAATCGGTAAATTTTTCCAACTTCATCCCAGCCATTAGCCAGTTGGAAGAACAAAAACTTTCTAGCTTGGCTCAACAAGAGTACCTCAACCAACAAAACACGCTCAATAGGCACATGGCTACAGGGGGAAGGTTCATCCCCAATGCGCCTCAACCTTATGTTTCTCCCTTACCTGAGAATAAGGCAGATGCCCCATTATGGAAACAGTTTTTAGTTTGGGGTGGCGGCACTATGTTGGTAGTAGCTTTAATTTCTGTAGTTATTCTCCGCAATCAGGCGAGATTGTTGCAAATTAAAGAAATATCACCCATAGCACCCATTACTGCTACCCCTGAGCCAAATGTTGACGCTAATGCTGACTCGGAATCAAATACATCACCAATAACTCCTCCCACGAATAACCAATCTAGCGCCCAAATCGCCGCTAATTCTCAGTCTCAAAAGCGGAGTCAAGCAGTCTTAGACTTAGCGAAAATGTCTCTGAGGGAAACTCAAGCTAGTGATCTGAGTCAGGCGATCGCCACTGCTAGTAAAATTCAACCAGGTGAACCACTCTACGAACAAGCTCAGGATAATATTAAAATTTGGAGTCGCATGATTCTAGATTTAGCAGAAGGTCGTGCCAAGCAAAAACAATATACAAATGCCATTGCTGCGGCTCAATTAGTTTCCCCAAATCAAGCCCTTTATCCTCAAGCACAAGCAGCAATTAGCCAATGGCAGTTAGAAGCTCAACAATATGTGGGTAATCAAACTGTTTTAGATGCAGCTCAGTCCTTAATTAGACCCGGACAAGCATCAACATATAATCGTGCCATTGAAGTCGCTAGAAGAGTACCACCCGGTCAACCAGGATTTGATAGCGCCGAAAAATCTATTAATGAATGGAGTGCAAAAATTTTGGAACTGGCTAAAAGTCGAGCTGACCAAGGTAATATCGCCGCAGCAATTGAAACGGCTACTTTAGTCCCACAGGTGACAGATGTTTACGAAGACGCTCAAGAAGCCATCCAACAATGGCAAGCCAGAAACATGACAAATTAA
- a CDS encoding ribonuclease J, protein MVNNETKSALKIIPLGGLHEIGKNTCVFEYEDEIVLLDAGLAFPTKGMLGVNIVLPDTTYLRENRHKIKGMIVTHGHEDHIGGIAFHLKQFDIPIIHGPRLAMAMLEGKLEEAGVRDRTELRSVKPRDVVRIGQHFFVEYIRNTHSIADSFTVAIHTPLGVVIHTGDFKIDHTPVDGEHFDLQRLAEHGERGVLCLLSDSTNAEVPGFTPSERSVYPNLDREFGQATGRLFVTTFSSSVHRINMILQLAQKHNRVVSVVGRSMLNLIAHARNLGYIKCDDSIFHPLHAVRNMPDEKVLILTTGSQGETMAAMTRIANKEHSQIKIRPGDTVLFSANPIPGNTIAVVNTIDKLMIQGAKVVYGRDKGIHVSGHGCQEEQKLMIALTRPKFFVPFHGEHRMLVKHSQTAQSMGIVPENMVIIENGNIVELTEDSIRVAGKVASGIELVDTTSAGMVSDTVLQERQKMSEEGIVTIAAAIDWNGKLLAKPETHLRGVVTSVERSLVQKWVQQRIEEMLTVRWSEFAQIREGEKPEVDWGGLQGMLERELQRSIRRELQCQPTVTLLMQIAEEPPAKVSDGRRRRTRTTAQVAS, encoded by the coding sequence ATGGTAAATAACGAAACTAAATCTGCCCTCAAAATTATTCCCTTGGGCGGGTTGCATGAAATTGGCAAAAATACCTGTGTTTTTGAGTACGAAGACGAAATTGTTCTTCTCGATGCCGGATTAGCCTTTCCGACAAAAGGAATGCTAGGGGTAAATATTGTCCTGCCAGATACAACCTATCTACGGGAAAATCGCCATAAGATTAAAGGCATGATCGTTACCCACGGTCATGAAGACCATATCGGAGGTATCGCTTTTCACCTCAAGCAATTTGACATCCCGATCATTCATGGCCCTAGATTAGCAATGGCAATGCTAGAGGGTAAATTGGAAGAAGCAGGAGTACGCGATCGCACTGAGTTAAGATCAGTTAAACCCCGTGATGTGGTACGGATTGGTCAACATTTCTTTGTAGAATATATCCGCAATACCCACTCCATTGCCGATAGTTTTACAGTGGCTATTCATACGCCTCTAGGTGTAGTCATCCATACAGGAGACTTTAAAATTGACCATACACCTGTAGATGGCGAACACTTTGACTTACAAAGATTAGCCGAACACGGTGAACGAGGTGTACTTTGCTTATTGAGTGATTCAACTAACGCCGAAGTACCAGGATTTACCCCTTCGGAACGTTCAGTTTACCCCAACCTAGACCGAGAATTTGGTCAAGCTACCGGGCGCTTATTTGTCACCACCTTTTCATCCAGTGTGCATCGCATCAACATGATTTTGCAGTTGGCGCAGAAGCATAACCGTGTGGTGTCGGTTGTGGGTCGTTCAATGTTGAATTTGATTGCCCACGCCCGCAATCTGGGTTACATCAAGTGTGATGATAGTATCTTCCATCCATTGCACGCAGTCCGGAATATGCCAGATGAGAAAGTCTTGATTTTGACTACTGGCTCTCAGGGTGAAACAATGGCAGCCATGACCCGCATTGCCAACAAAGAACACTCCCAAATCAAAATTCGCCCAGGAGATACGGTACTATTCTCTGCTAACCCGATTCCTGGCAATACTATCGCTGTGGTCAACACCATCGATAAATTGATGATTCAAGGGGCAAAAGTGGTCTATGGAAGGGACAAAGGCATTCACGTCTCTGGTCACGGCTGTCAAGAAGAACAAAAATTGATGATAGCCTTAACTCGTCCCAAGTTCTTTGTGCCATTTCACGGTGAACATCGAATGCTAGTGAAGCACTCCCAAACGGCTCAGAGCATGGGCATTGTTCCCGAAAATATGGTAATTATCGAAAATGGCAACATCGTTGAATTAACAGAAGACTCTATCCGTGTTGCTGGTAAAGTCGCATCTGGTATCGAACTTGTGGATACCACCAGCGCTGGTATGGTCAGTGATACAGTCTTGCAAGAACGACAAAAAATGTCAGAAGAAGGCATTGTTACCATCGCCGCCGCTATCGATTGGAATGGCAAACTGCTTGCTAAACCAGAAACTCATCTACGGGGTGTTGTGACTAGTGTAGAGCGATCGCTGGTACAAAAATGGGTACAACAGCGCATTGAAGAAATGCTCACTGTGCGTTGGTCAGAATTTGCCCAGATTCGTGAAGGCGAAAAACCAGAAGTAGACTGGGGTGGACTGCAAGGGATGTTAGAGCGCGAATTACAACGCTCCATTCGTCGAGAATTGCAATGTCAACCCACTGTAACTTTATTGATGCAAATTGCTGAAGAACCACCTGCGAAAGTTTCCGATGGTAGAAGACGACGGACTCGCACTACAGCGCAGGTAGCATCTTAA
- a CDS encoding Mo-dependent nitrogenase C-terminal domain-containing protein, whose product MKVFDNTTKRFFLASWVSINQTETNQAPVTQLHPSAPQSNGDLLQPLRQRIENIQINNPKLAHRLCKLIPAQCPFERDVKLFGKKLFHIPPMCKLNPFFEEVVGLRFRALCYLADECGEDISQYC is encoded by the coding sequence ATGAAGGTATTTGATAATACCACGAAAAGGTTTTTTTTGGCAAGCTGGGTATCGATTAATCAAACAGAGACTAATCAAGCTCCTGTAACTCAGCTACACCCTTCGGCTCCTCAGTCTAACGGTGATCTTCTGCAACCCCTGCGGCAGAGGATAGAAAATATTCAAATTAATAATCCTAAACTAGCTCACCGCTTGTGCAAACTGATTCCGGCTCAATGTCCCTTTGAGCGCGATGTCAAATTATTCGGGAAAAAACTGTTTCACATTCCGCCTATGTGTAAACTCAATCCCTTTTTTGAAGAAGTGGTTGGTTTACGCTTCCGAGCGCTGTGCTATCTTGCAGACGAATGTGGTGAAGATATATCTCAATACTGCTAA
- a CDS encoding DsbA family oxidoreductase, giving the protein MEPIRIFYFSDILCIWAYIAQIRLDELKTTFQDKIAIEHHFVPVFGAAREKLENRWRERGGLQGYSDHVQGVAKKFDHISLHPDIWTKVTPASSTSCHLFLHAIQLLEAKGLVEPDQQVFEKATKAFRAAFFTQLANVSERKVQFEIAEELKLPIAAIQAEIDSGEAYAQLSKDFELVKELMVTVSPTLIFNEGRQRLNGNVGYRVMEANIRELLHNPDGEQSWC; this is encoded by the coding sequence ATGGAACCGATTCGTATTTTTTACTTTTCTGATATTCTCTGCATTTGGGCTTATATTGCTCAAATTCGGCTAGATGAATTGAAAACAACTTTTCAAGACAAGATTGCTATAGAACACCACTTTGTCCCCGTTTTTGGTGCTGCTCGTGAAAAGCTGGAGAATCGATGGCGAGAGCGGGGGGGATTGCAAGGATACAGTGATCATGTTCAGGGGGTTGCCAAAAAATTTGACCATATCAGCCTTCATCCTGATATTTGGACTAAGGTGACACCAGCTTCATCTACATCTTGTCATTTGTTTCTCCATGCGATTCAATTATTAGAAGCAAAGGGTTTGGTTGAGCCAGATCAACAGGTATTTGAAAAAGCAACTAAGGCATTTCGAGCAGCGTTTTTTACCCAACTGGCAAACGTTTCTGAGCGTAAGGTGCAATTTGAAATTGCGGAGGAGTTAAAACTCCCAATTGCTGCGATCCAAGCTGAGATTGATAGTGGTGAGGCTTATGCTCAACTATCTAAGGATTTTGAATTGGTCAAAGAGCTTATGGTTACGGTCAGCCCTACCCTAATTTTTAATGAAGGACGGCAGAGACTCAATGGTAATGTGGGCTACCGAGTTATGGAAGCCAATATTCGTGAGTTACTACACAATCCTGACGGAGAACAATCTTGGTGTTAG
- a CDS encoding helix-turn-helix domain-containing protein, protein MGSRLRIFLTKKQDRELFDLRTAKVPQKVKDRAEVIRLNADGWYVEKIAAHFDWGEQTVRVVLNKWEKEGIEGLHELPGRGRKPKLVEADIEYLEKCLKEEAQTYNSKQLAEKLDKERGIKVSTNTIRRGLKKKGVIWKRIRISHQAKQDPVTRANK, encoded by the coding sequence ATGGGGTCAAGGTTAAGGATATTCCTGACAAAAAAACAAGATAGAGAGTTGTTTGACCTGAGAACAGCGAAAGTACCGCAGAAAGTAAAAGATAGAGCTGAAGTAATCAGATTAAATGCAGATGGTTGGTATGTGGAAAAAATAGCGGCTCACTTTGATTGGGGAGAGCAAACAGTAAGAGTCGTGTTGAATAAGTGGGAAAAAGAAGGAATAGAAGGACTCCATGAGTTACCAGGTCGAGGGAGAAAGCCAAAATTGGTGGAAGCTGACATTGAATATTTAGAAAAATGCTTGAAAGAAGAAGCACAAACTTATAACAGTAAGCAATTAGCAGAAAAACTGGATAAAGAGCGTGGGATAAAAGTAAGTACCAACACAATCAGACGGGGACTAAAAAAAAAAGGGGTGATTTGGAAGCGGATAAGAATAAGTCATCAAGCAAAACAAGATCCAGTGACTCGTGCAAATAAGTAG
- the rpmF gene encoding 50S ribosomal protein L32, whose translation MAVPKKKTSKSKRDKRRATWRHKAAVEAQKALSLGKSILTGRSTFVYPTTEEEEAES comes from the coding sequence ATGGCTGTCCCTAAGAAGAAAACATCCAAGTCCAAACGAGATAAACGTCGAGCCACCTGGAGACATAAAGCTGCTGTTGAAGCTCAAAAGGCTCTTTCTCTGGGCAAATCAATTTTGACTGGACGTTCTACCTTTGTCTATCCCACCACTGAAGAAGAGGAAGCAGAATCATAA
- the iscB gene encoding RNA-guided endonuclease IscB — protein sequence MSNFVLVLDTNKKPLTPIHPGDARFLLNQQKAAVFRRFPFTIILKEPKSEVPTQPIELKIDPGSKTTGFALVQNNKVIWGMELQHRGLAIKESLETRKGVRRGRRSRHTRYRQARFLNRTKPQGWLAPSLSHRVLTINTWVKRLCNFAPITDIVEELARFDLQQLENPEISGFEYQQGELQGYEVREYLLNKWNRKCAYCTAENVPLQVEHIKPKAKGGTNRISNLCLACEKCNIKKGTQDIEKFLAKKPELLKQILSQAKRPLKDASAVNSTRWALFNKLKETGLPITTGSGGLTKFNRTRLGLPKTHWIDAACVGKVETLKILTTKILTVKSTGHSCRRFCRINKFGFPCTEPKKIFTHVSTGDFVKATLHKDRKNITSGKYVSRVKTPTKNGCEIVINGFRVEFSTMKDITKVHCSDGYSYV from the coding sequence ATGTCTAATTTTGTTCTAGTTCTTGATACCAACAAAAAACCACTTACTCCAATTCATCCAGGAGATGCACGTTTTTTATTAAATCAACAAAAAGCTGCTGTATTTAGAAGATTTCCATTTACCATAATTTTGAAAGAACCTAAATCTGAAGTTCCAACTCAACCGATTGAATTAAAAATAGATCCAGGGAGTAAAACTACAGGTTTTGCGTTAGTTCAAAATAATAAAGTCATCTGGGGTATGGAATTACAACACAGAGGTTTAGCTATTAAAGAAAGCCTAGAAACTCGAAAAGGAGTAAGGCGAGGAAGACGTTCTAGACATACTCGTTATCGTCAAGCTAGATTTCTTAACCGCACTAAACCTCAAGGTTGGTTAGCACCTTCTTTAAGCCATAGAGTTTTAACTATTAACACTTGGGTTAAAAGATTATGTAATTTTGCCCCAATAACTGACATAGTTGAAGAGCTTGCTAGGTTTGACCTACAGCAGCTAGAAAACCCGGAGATATCAGGCTTTGAGTATCAACAGGGAGAGTTACAAGGGTATGAAGTCCGTGAATATCTTTTGAATAAATGGAATAGAAAATGTGCATACTGTACTGCGGAAAATGTCCCTTTACAAGTTGAGCATATTAAACCAAAAGCCAAAGGAGGAACTAATAGAATTTCTAATTTGTGTCTAGCTTGTGAGAAATGCAATATCAAAAAAGGTACTCAAGATATTGAGAAGTTTTTAGCAAAAAAGCCTGAGTTGTTGAAGCAAATTTTATCCCAAGCCAAGCGTCCACTAAAAGATGCGTCTGCTGTAAATTCAACGAGATGGGCTTTATTTAATAAGTTAAAAGAAACTGGATTACCTATAACAACAGGTTCAGGAGGTTTAACTAAGTTTAATAGAACTCGTTTAGGATTGCCTAAAACTCATTGGATTGATGCTGCTTGTGTAGGAAAAGTTGAAACTCTCAAAATACTGACAACAAAAATTTTAACAGTAAAAAGCACGGGGCATAGTTGCAGAAGATTCTGTAGGATCAATAAATTTGGTTTTCCTTGCACTGAGCCTAAAAAAATATTCACTCATGTTTCTACAGGAGATTTTGTTAAGGCTACTTTGCACAAAGATCGTAAAAACATAACTTCTGGAAAGTATGTAAGTCGTGTTAAAACTCCCACAAAAAACGGATGTGAGATTGTTATCAATGGTTTTAGAGTTGAATTTTCAACAATGAAAGATATTACTAAGGTTCATTGTAGTGACGGGTATAGCTACGTTTGA
- a CDS encoding aldehyde dehydrogenase — MITNERSDVAAIIAKQREFFQTGKTKDITFRQEQLKILKQAIVENTQAIIEALEADLQKPVFESYATEVGVVNEIDDAIKNLKNWSKPKKAAVPWKFFPYSAKIYPEPLGVVLIIGPWNYPLQLIISPLVGAIAAGNCTILKPSEIAPHTSSLVAQIIGKHFNPDYIAVVEGGVETSQQLLAEKFDHIFFTGGTAIGKIVMEAAAKHLTPVTLELGGKSPCIIDSEINLEYTVKRIVWGKFINAGQTCIAPDYLLVDQKIKKDLVDGMKKCLKEFYGDNPAISPDYARIVSKKQFDRLANLIKDGEIIIGGETNPEERYIAPTLLDHVSLTDSVMEEEIFGPILPIIEYTDITEAIALINSKPKPLALYIFTQNKNLQKQVLQSTSSGGVCINDTVMQVGVSSLPFGGVGDSGIGSYHGKASFDTFSHYKSVLKNYFWLDLNWRYAPYKDKLSALKKIVG; from the coding sequence ATGATTACTAATGAAAGATCAGATGTAGCTGCAATTATCGCAAAGCAGCGTGAATTTTTTCAGACTGGAAAAACCAAAGATATTACATTTCGCCAAGAACAACTCAAAATTCTCAAACAAGCAATAGTTGAGAATACACAAGCAATCATTGAAGCACTAGAAGCAGATTTACAGAAACCAGTATTTGAGAGTTACGCTACAGAAGTTGGTGTAGTCAATGAAATCGATGACGCTATCAAAAACCTCAAGAATTGGAGTAAGCCCAAAAAAGCCGCAGTTCCCTGGAAGTTTTTTCCATACTCAGCCAAAATTTATCCAGAACCGCTAGGAGTTGTTTTAATTATCGGTCCTTGGAATTATCCTTTGCAGCTAATTATCTCACCTTTAGTCGGTGCGATCGCCGCAGGAAATTGTACAATTCTCAAACCTTCAGAAATTGCACCCCATACTTCCAGTTTAGTAGCGCAAATAATTGGCAAACATTTTAACCCAGATTATATTGCTGTAGTAGAAGGAGGTGTAGAAACCAGTCAACAACTCCTAGCAGAAAAATTTGACCATATCTTTTTTACTGGTGGTACAGCTATTGGTAAAATTGTCATGGAAGCAGCAGCAAAACATCTCACACCAGTTACTTTAGAATTAGGTGGTAAAAGCCCTTGTATTATCGATAGTGAAATTAACTTAGAATACACTGTTAAACGCATTGTTTGGGGCAAATTTATTAATGCTGGACAAACGTGTATTGCGCCTGATTATCTTTTAGTTGATCAAAAAATCAAAAAAGATTTGGTGGATGGGATGAAAAAATGCCTCAAAGAATTTTATGGCGATAATCCCGCAATCAGTCCAGATTATGCTAGGATTGTGAGTAAAAAACAATTTGACAGGTTAGCTAATTTAATTAAAGATGGCGAAATTATTATTGGCGGAGAAACCAACCCTGAAGAACGTTATATTGCGCCTACCTTACTTGATCATGTTTCTTTAACAGATTCCGTCATGGAAGAGGAAATCTTTGGTCCGATTTTACCGATAATTGAATATACAGATATTACAGAAGCGATCGCCTTAATTAACTCTAAACCAAAACCCTTAGCTTTATACATATTTACTCAAAATAAAAACCTGCAAAAACAAGTCTTACAGTCAACCTCATCCGGTGGAGTTTGTATCAACGACACAGTTATGCAAGTTGGTGTTTCATCTTTACCCTTTGGTGGTGTAGGTGATAGTGGAATTGGTAGCTATCACGGTAAAGCCAGTTTTGACACTTTTTCCCATTACAAAAGTGTGTTAAAAAATTACTTCTGGCTAGATTTAAACTGGCGTTATGCGCCCTACAAAGACAAATTATCAGCCTTAAAGAAAATTGTCGGCTAA